The Pseudopipra pipra isolate bDixPip1 chromosome Z, bDixPip1.hap1, whole genome shotgun sequence nucleotide sequence ctttcccctccacccccatcCAGTATGACTTCTcgctggaaaagaaaacaatcgAGTGGGCTGAAGACATCAAAAAAATCCAGGCTGCCCAGAGGGAAGCTGAACGCAAGGCAGAAGAAGCACTAGCTAACTCCAAAGCAGCTCCAGAGGACAGCACCAGGATGGGGTTCTCAGAGGGACCTTGCCCTGAAGCCATGCCTCCTCCTATCAACCCCATCCTCGCTAGCCTGCAGCACAATAATATCCTTACTCCCACGCCAgccaacagcagctctgtgaagcAAAAGGTCCTGAGCCCGCCTCGTCCAAAAGCAGATTTTAACCCAGCTGATTTTGAACGTGAAGAAGACCCATTTGACAAACTGGAATTAAAAACTATTGATGATaaggaggaattaaaaaatattcttgaaatTCACGTTGGTACTACTGGGCCTATTGTTGCCCAGCTGTTAGATAATACTTTGCCCAAAGGAGGGTCTGAGTCTGTGTTGCAAGATGAAGAAGTTCTGGCATCCATAGAAAGGGCCACGTTGGACTTCAAACCCCTTCATAAACCCAATGGCTTTATCACTTTACCACAGCTGGGAAACTGTGAAAAGATGTCCTTGTCTTCCAAAGTGTCCCTTTCTCCTATCACTTCAGTGAGCAATATCAAATCCCTGTCCTTTCCTAAGCTTGACTCCGATGAGAATGATCAAAAGTCATCAAAGCTCACGAGCACTTTCCACAGCACTACCTGTCTCCGCAACGGCACTTTGCTCAGCTCTTTGCAGGCCTGTGCTCAGAGTAAAGGCAGTGAACTGAATGGACTCCACATGGTTGGTGTTTCTGCTCTAAATGAGGACAGTGCCAGGGAGACATCGACATCACCCTTCTCATCCAGGCTGTCTTCCCTGGCTGCGCCGACTGTTTGTACGGAAGACGAATCATCTCAAAGCACATCGACTACGGTAAATGTGCAGTGGattggagctggggctgctggggagaggTGGAGGTGCAGAGGCAAATCCTCCCTCTGGACTGTCCTATGGCTTTGGCTATAGCTTCATTTATTAGGAGTGACATGTAGATCCTCTTGAGTTACGTGGCAAATTGATCAATCCAACAGGCCTTCATGCTGGCAGTTCTGAACCTCAGATGATTACTCTGCAGTTTTTCCCAAAAATTTGGTAATTTTAGGCTAACCGTAGcgatttttctttcagcttctcaGCTCTCGTTTGTTGTTGATAGTTGCACACCTTTGAACTAAGTATATAAGGCATCTTTTGTGTATGGTCCTGCCTTTTGTCCTATCCGGCTGACATGTATCAGATTCTGAAGTGCTGTTAGGCTTTGAGTCAGA carries:
- the UBAP1 gene encoding ubiquitin-associated protein 1 isoform X1 encodes the protein MASKKLGSDSHGPFSYLDDVPFKIGDKFKTPAKVGLPIGFCLPDSSQLVREAQYDFSLEKKTIEWAEDIKKIQAAQREAERKAEEALANSKAAPEDSTRMGFSEGPCPEAMPPPINPILASLQHNNILTPTPANSSSVKQKVLSPPRPKADFNPADFEREEDPFDKLELKTIDDKEELKNILEIHVGTTGPIVAQLLDNTLPKGGSESVLQDEEVLASIERATLDFKPLHKPNGFITLPQLGNCEKMSLSSKVSLSPITSVSNIKSLSFPKLDSDENDQKSSKLTSTFHSTTCLRNGTLLSSLQACAQSKGSELNGLHMVGVSALNEDSARETSTSPFSSRLSSLAAPTVCTEDESSQSTSTTQVHPDYKETEIPVVTHQNFPVSKVPSSSSCTMELQQGLSPSERQCVETVVNMGYSPENVLRAMKKKGQNIDQVLDYLFAHGQLCEKGFDPLLVEAALEMHQCSEEKITELLQLMSQFKEMGFELKDIKEVLLLHKDRHNALEDLMARAGAS
- the UBAP1 gene encoding ubiquitin-associated protein 1 isoform X2, with product MASKKLGSDSHGPFSYLDDVPFKIGDKFKTPAKVGLPIGFCLPDSSQLVREAQYDFSLEKKTIEWAEDIKKIQAAQREAERKAEEALANSKAAPEDSTRMGFSEGPCPEAMPPPINPILASLQHNNILTPTPANSSSVKQKVLSPPRPKADFNPADFEREEDPFDKLELKTIDDKEELKNILEIHVGTTGPIVAQLLDNTLPKGGSESVLQDEEVLASIERATLDFKPLHKPNGFITLPQLGNCEKMSLSSKVSLSPITSVSNIKSLSFPKLDSDENDQKSSKLTSTFHSTTCLRNGTLLSSLQACAQSKGSELNGLHMVGVSALNEDSARETSTSPFSSRLSSLAAPTVCTEDESSQSTSTTVHPDYKETEIPVVTHQNFPVSKVPSSSSCTMELQQGLSPSERQCVETVVNMGYSPENVLRAMKKKGQNIDQVLDYLFAHGQLCEKGFDPLLVEAALEMHQCSEEKITELLQLMSQFKEMGFELKDIKEVLLLHKDRHNALEDLMARAGAS